The following coding sequences lie in one Halorarum halophilum genomic window:
- a CDS encoding sugar phosphate isomerase/epimerase family protein: MRFGFSTNAFRDYDLDSTVEVLGDAGYDGIEILLDDPHLYPGTADEDEVERVVGLLEEHGLEVCNCNAFMLSAIEPSAESEEAEFSRDTEAFHHPSFVELDADDRRKRVEHTKDALETAAALGAPHISVPPGGPVPKRKSDDEALDEFVEGLEAVAPTAEEVGVDVLVEPEPELLIETSDDFLDLMDRVDSDSVGCNFDAGHFFSVGEDPAELVDELAEYTSHYHIEDIPADRRHEHTQLGEGAMDIDGFLSTVEGSGYDGFVTVELYPYGETAEETAHDAMRYLREHGWA; this comes from the coding sequence ATGCGGTTCGGGTTCTCCACCAACGCGTTCCGCGACTACGACCTGGACAGCACCGTCGAGGTGCTCGGCGACGCCGGCTACGACGGGATCGAGATCCTCCTCGACGACCCGCACCTGTACCCGGGGACGGCCGACGAGGACGAGGTCGAGCGCGTCGTGGGCCTGCTCGAGGAACACGGCCTCGAGGTGTGCAACTGCAACGCGTTCATGCTCAGCGCGATCGAGCCGAGCGCCGAGAGCGAGGAGGCGGAGTTCAGCCGCGACACGGAGGCATTCCACCACCCGTCGTTCGTCGAACTCGACGCGGACGACCGCCGGAAGCGGGTCGAGCACACGAAGGACGCCCTGGAGACGGCGGCCGCGCTCGGCGCCCCCCACATCTCCGTCCCGCCCGGCGGACCGGTGCCGAAGCGGAAGTCCGACGACGAGGCGCTGGACGAGTTCGTCGAGGGGCTGGAGGCGGTCGCGCCGACCGCCGAGGAGGTCGGCGTCGACGTGCTCGTGGAGCCCGAGCCGGAACTCCTGATCGAGACCTCCGACGACTTCCTCGACCTGATGGACCGGGTCGACTCCGACAGCGTCGGCTGCAACTTCGACGCGGGGCACTTTTTCTCGGTCGGCGAGGACCCCGCCGAACTTGTCGACGAACTGGCAGAGTACACGAGCCACTACCACATCGAGGACATTCCCGCGGACCGGCGACACGAGCACACCCAGCTCGGCGAGGGCGCGATGGACATCGACGGCTTCCTGAGCACCGTCGAGGGGAGCGGCTACGACGGCTTCGTCACCGTCGAACTGTACCCGTACGGGGAGACCGCCGAGGAGACCGCACACGACGCGATGCGGTACCTGCGGGAGCACGGTTGGGCCTGA
- a CDS encoding TatD family hydrolase, whose protein sequence is MRVIDPHMHMVSRSSDDYERARRAGIECCIEPAFWSGTDKQHPGSFFDYFEQIIDFETERAERAAGVDHYVTIGLEPKEANYPEMAEAVMDRLPEYLDRENVVGVGEIGLDQDTQEERDAFRRQLRMAEERELPVIVHTPHTNKPQGTERIVEMIEDEGVTQERIVIDHNTENTIDTAVGTDCWVGFTLYPGKIEASAAIDLLEEYGTDGMLFNSAADWDPSDPLAVPKARDEMLDRGWDREEVRKVVFENPYEFFSQSPNFEYEP, encoded by the coding sequence ATGCGAGTTATCGACCCCCACATGCACATGGTGTCCCGCTCGAGCGACGACTACGAGCGGGCCCGTCGGGCCGGCATCGAGTGCTGTATCGAGCCGGCGTTCTGGAGCGGGACGGACAAACAGCACCCCGGCTCGTTCTTCGACTACTTCGAGCAGATCATCGACTTCGAGACCGAGCGCGCCGAGCGGGCCGCCGGCGTCGACCACTACGTCACCATCGGGCTCGAGCCGAAGGAGGCGAACTACCCCGAGATGGCCGAGGCGGTGATGGACCGCCTCCCCGAGTACCTCGACCGCGAGAACGTCGTCGGCGTCGGCGAGATCGGGCTCGACCAGGACACGCAGGAGGAACGCGACGCCTTCCGCCGCCAGCTTCGGATGGCCGAGGAGCGCGAACTCCCGGTCATCGTCCACACGCCGCACACGAACAAACCGCAGGGGACCGAGCGAATCGTCGAGATGATCGAGGACGAGGGCGTGACCCAGGAGCGCATCGTCATCGACCACAACACCGAGAACACCATCGACACGGCCGTCGGGACCGATTGCTGGGTCGGGTTCACGCTCTACCCCGGGAAGATCGAGGCCTCGGCGGCCATCGACCTGCTGGAGGAGTACGGCACCGACGGGATGCTGTTCAACAGCGCCGCCGACTGGGACCCCTCCGATCCACTGGCGGTGCCGAAGGCCCGCGACGAGATGCTCGACCGGGGTTGGGACCGCGAGGAGGTGCGGAAGGTCGTGTTCGAGAACCCGTACGAGTTCTTCAGCCAGTCGCCGAACTTCGAGTACGAACCCTGA
- a CDS encoding inositol-3-phosphate synthase, which translates to MERTGVWLVGAYGNVATTAIVGARAIAHDVANTTGMVTARPPCTRLDLPDLRDMVFGGHDVRDTSLLETARRLSAGGVPTADVVETVADDLAEIDENVRVGTAVNCGRAVTDLADETLDAPDVGDVVGQIRDDYRSFADEHDLDRVVVVNVASTEPGVADPDRYDTLDAFERAVEANDRDLPASSLYAYAALVEGHPYVNFTPSTGAALGGLRELAERENLPNVGRDAKTGETLLKSTLAPMFAARNLRVRSWEGHNILGNDDGLVLENDANKAGKLASKGDVLEGILPDIEHNRVRIDYAPPLGDWKTAWDDIRFDGFLDTRMKLQFTWEGSDSALAAPLVLDLVRLVAHADEYDEGGLQPQLASFFKAPLGVDDHDFAHQFDLLERYVDRHAGEGDDGRVRR; encoded by the coding sequence ATGGAACGAACTGGTGTGTGGCTCGTCGGCGCGTACGGCAACGTGGCGACCACGGCGATCGTCGGCGCGCGCGCGATCGCTCACGACGTCGCGAACACGACCGGCATGGTGACGGCTCGACCGCCGTGTACCCGACTGGACCTCCCCGACCTCCGCGACATGGTGTTCGGCGGTCACGACGTGCGCGACACGTCCCTCCTCGAGACGGCCAGGCGGCTCTCGGCCGGTGGTGTTCCCACGGCCGACGTCGTCGAAACGGTCGCCGACGACCTCGCGGAGATCGACGAGAACGTCCGGGTCGGAACCGCGGTCAACTGCGGACGGGCGGTGACGGACCTCGCGGACGAGACGCTGGACGCTCCGGACGTCGGGGACGTCGTCGGACAGATCCGCGACGACTACCGGTCCTTCGCAGACGAACACGACCTCGACAGGGTGGTCGTCGTCAACGTCGCCTCGACGGAACCGGGCGTCGCCGACCCCGACCGGTACGACACCCTCGATGCGTTCGAGCGGGCCGTCGAGGCGAACGACCGCGACCTGCCGGCCAGTTCACTCTACGCCTACGCCGCGCTCGTCGAGGGACACCCGTACGTGAACTTCACACCCAGCACTGGAGCGGCGCTGGGCGGCCTGCGCGAACTCGCCGAGCGCGAGAACCTCCCCAACGTGGGACGGGACGCGAAGACCGGCGAGACGCTGCTCAAGTCCACGCTCGCACCGATGTTCGCCGCCCGGAACCTCCGGGTGCGCTCCTGGGAGGGTCACAACATCCTCGGCAACGACGACGGCCTCGTGCTGGAGAACGACGCCAACAAGGCCGGCAAACTGGCGAGCAAGGGCGACGTGCTGGAGGGGATCCTGCCGGACATCGAGCACAACCGGGTGCGAATCGACTACGCGCCGCCGCTGGGCGATTGGAAAACGGCGTGGGACGACATCCGGTTCGACGGGTTCCTCGACACGCGAATGAAACTCCAGTTCACCTGGGAGGGCTCGGACTCGGCGCTGGCGGCGCCGCTCGTGCTGGACCTCGTCCGGCTGGTCGCCCACGCCGACGAGTACGACGAGGGCGGCCTCCAGCCGCAGCTGGCGTCGTTCTTCAAGGCTCCCCTCGGCGTCGACGACCACGACTTCGCACACCAGTTCGACCTGCTCGAACGGTACGTGGACCGCCACGCCGGCGAGGGCGACGACGGTCGGGTTCGGCGATGA
- a CDS encoding alkaline phosphatase family protein — MTGSPAGRVVVLDVVGLQPDHVTADLAPELASLFGGTTALRPAFPALTVPAQTTLATGQSPGEHGDVASGEYDRATDEVAFWERDRDGRNRLWETAREAGTTTGALFFQHLIGTDADVAVTPSPIEDEDNNMLEMDCWSNPDGFYDDLREEFGHFPLHNYWGPAAGEASSEWILDAAATAVDRFDPDLLWVYVPHLDYAGLRHGPGEELRSAVGEVDRLVGEFLDALRADDRWDETVVNLVSEYGFHDVETPVFPNRALREAGLLSVTDDGEGGEEVDLVDSDAFAMVDHQVAHVYLDDGVDEAREALRGLDGVDEVLDEDGKAERGVDHPNAGDLVLVAEPTAWFQYYWWFDRGDAPYYATDMDIHAKPGFDPCELFFGDEGLASLDPTKVGGSHGRVDDEALGVYGLGGPAAPDGPTDDDAVDARSVAPTIASLLGISDEVATSSDYPSLLE, encoded by the coding sequence ATGACCGGGTCGCCCGCCGGCCGAGTAGTCGTCCTCGACGTGGTCGGGCTCCAGCCGGACCACGTGACGGCCGACCTCGCTCCCGAACTCGCCTCCCTGTTCGGCGGCACGACCGCACTACGCCCGGCGTTCCCCGCGCTGACGGTCCCGGCGCAGACGACGCTCGCCACGGGACAGTCGCCGGGTGAGCACGGCGACGTCGCCAGCGGCGAGTACGACCGGGCCACCGACGAGGTCGCGTTCTGGGAGCGCGACCGCGACGGCCGGAACCGGCTCTGGGAGACGGCCCGGGAGGCCGGAACGACGACGGGTGCGCTCTTCTTCCAGCACCTCATCGGCACCGACGCCGACGTGGCCGTGACGCCGTCGCCCATCGAGGACGAGGACAACAACATGCTGGAGATGGACTGCTGGAGCAACCCGGACGGGTTCTACGACGACCTCAGGGAGGAGTTCGGTCACTTCCCCCTGCACAACTACTGGGGGCCGGCGGCCGGCGAGGCGAGCAGCGAGTGGATCCTCGACGCGGCGGCGACGGCGGTCGACCGGTTCGACCCGGACCTCCTCTGGGTGTACGTCCCGCACCTCGACTACGCCGGACTCCGACACGGCCCCGGCGAGGAACTGCGCTCGGCCGTCGGCGAGGTCGACCGACTCGTCGGCGAGTTCCTCGACGCGCTGCGGGCGGACGACCGGTGGGACGAGACGGTCGTGAACCTCGTCAGCGAGTACGGCTTCCACGACGTCGAGACGCCCGTGTTCCCCAACCGCGCCCTCCGCGAGGCGGGGCTGCTCTCGGTCACGGACGACGGGGAGGGCGGCGAGGAGGTCGACCTGGTCGACTCCGACGCCTTCGCGATGGTCGACCACCAGGTCGCCCACGTCTACCTCGACGACGGCGTCGACGAAGCGCGGGAGGCCCTCCGGGGGCTCGATGGCGTCGACGAGGTCCTCGACGAGGATGGGAAGGCCGAACGCGGCGTCGACCACCCGAACGCTGGCGACCTCGTGCTCGTCGCCGAACCGACCGCGTGGTTCCAGTACTACTGGTGGTTCGACCGCGGGGACGCGCCGTACTACGCGACCGACATGGACATCCACGCCAAACCGGGCTTCGACCCCTGCGAACTGTTCTTCGGCGACGAGGGGCTGGCCTCCCTCGACCCGACGAAGGTCGGCGGCTCCCACGGGCGCGTCGACGACGAGGCGTTGGGCGTCTACGGGCTCGGCGGCCCGGCGGCGCCAGACGGCCCGACCGACGACGACGCAGTCGACGCCCGGTCGGTCGCGCCGACGATCGCTTCGCTTCTGGGAATCTCGGACGAGGTCGCGACCTCGTCCGACTACCCCTCGCTGCTGGAGTGA
- a CDS encoding DUF192 domain-containing protein produces MSERRPSSRRRYLRGVGTALGIGLAGCSAEPGGTTGETPGTDEGTAGTTAEPTATADEPTARTDSSTAEQATTDRGSTPVHAGYETTEVRVTSEGETLGSVTAAIADTQELRYRGLSDTESLPEDRGMLFVYESVDERTFVMRRMDFGIDIVYADADGTITRIHHAPEPGPNEDGEDQRYPGRGQYVLEINYEWTTDHGVEEGDVLEFEL; encoded by the coding sequence ATGAGCGAACGACGACCATCATCCCGGCGACGATACCTTCGAGGAGTCGGCACCGCCCTCGGCATCGGGCTGGCCGGGTGCTCCGCCGAGCCGGGTGGAACGACCGGGGAGACTCCGGGGACAGACGAAGGGACGGCCGGGACGACAGCCGAACCGACGGCGACCGCCGACGAACCGACCGCACGGACCGACAGTTCGACGGCCGAACAGGCGACGACCGACCGGGGGTCGACTCCGGTCCACGCCGGATACGAGACCACGGAGGTCCGCGTCACGTCGGAGGGGGAGACGTTGGGGTCGGTGACGGCGGCCATCGCTGACACGCAGGAACTGCGGTATCGCGGGCTCAGCGACACCGAATCGCTCCCGGAGGATCGGGGGATGCTGTTCGTGTACGAGTCCGTCGATGAACGCACGTTCGTCATGCGGAGGATGGACTTCGGGATCGACATCGTCTACGCGGACGCGGACGGGACGATCACCCGGATCCACCACGCCCCGGAACCCGGTCCGAACGAGGACGGCGAGGATCAGCGCTACCCCGGGCGCGGGCAGTACGTCCTGGAGATCAACTACGAGTGGACGACCGACCACGGGGTCGAGGAGGGCGACGTACTCGAGTTCGAGCTCTGA
- a CDS encoding alpha/beta fold hydrolase, whose product MTPASDDAGGAAPADAATDSTTAAGTTDELPPDVPGEARFVEANGRRFHVVEAGPDDGDLLLLLHGFPEFWYGWHHQIRPLANAGYHVVVPDQRGYNRSEKPAEVSNYRMEYLAADVLGFVDAYGAETAALVGHDWGGVVGWWVAIHHPDRLSEFVAVNAPHPTVTRDTLRGDPEQLLRSSYAMFFQLPVLPEAASRALNWRLPTRMMRESAMPGTFSAADFDRYRAAWSRPGAFTAMLNWYRAAARERARPETRRVTVPTRVIWGSGDQFLKRRMAHDSLAYCVDGRFSLVDEATHWVQHEQPVTVTDLILDELD is encoded by the coding sequence ATGACACCCGCGAGCGACGACGCTGGCGGCGCCGCACCCGCCGACGCTGCGACCGACTCGACGACCGCTGCCGGGACGACCGACGAGTTGCCGCCCGACGTCCCCGGCGAGGCCCGATTCGTCGAGGCGAACGGTCGACGGTTCCACGTCGTCGAGGCTGGCCCCGACGACGGCGACCTGCTGCTCCTGCTACACGGGTTCCCCGAGTTCTGGTACGGCTGGCACCACCAGATCAGGCCGCTCGCCAACGCGGGCTACCACGTCGTCGTTCCGGACCAGCGGGGGTACAACCGGAGCGAGAAGCCGGCCGAGGTGAGCAACTACCGGATGGAGTACCTGGCAGCCGACGTGCTCGGGTTCGTCGACGCCTACGGGGCCGAGACGGCCGCGCTGGTCGGCCACGACTGGGGCGGCGTCGTCGGCTGGTGGGTCGCCATCCACCACCCGGACCGGCTCTCCGAGTTCGTCGCCGTGAACGCGCCCCACCCGACGGTCACCCGCGACACGCTGCGGGGCGACCCGGAACAGCTCCTCCGCTCCTCGTACGCCATGTTCTTCCAGCTCCCGGTCCTCCCCGAGGCCGCGAGCAGGGCGCTGAACTGGCGCCTGCCGACCCGGATGATGCGCGAGTCCGCGATGCCGGGGACGTTCTCGGCCGCCGACTTCGACCGCTACCGCGCGGCCTGGTCCCGGCCGGGCGCGTTCACGGCGATGCTGAACTGGTATCGCGCCGCCGCCCGCGAGCGTGCCCGTCCGGAGACGCGGCGCGTGACGGTCCCGACGCGTGTCATCTGGGGCTCGGGCGACCAGTTCCTCAAGCGTCGGATGGCCCACGACAGCCTGGCGTACTGCGTCGACGGCCGCTTCTCGCTCGTCGACGAGGCGACCCACTGGGTCCAGCACGAACAGCCGGTGACGGTGACCGACCTGATCCTCGACGAACTCGACTGA
- a CDS encoding zinc-binding dehydrogenase: MKAVQFSEHGDRDVIEYGDFPDPEPGRDEVLVDVKAGALNHLDVWTRKGLPGIDLDMPHIPGSDGAGVVREAGADVTRFEEGDRVTVSAGVSCGVCEFCRDGEESECVRYSIIGEHQRGVHSELAVVPEDNLVPVPSHVDWETAGSASLVFQTAWRMLLTRGELSPGEKVLVLGASGGVGHAAVQIADYAGAEVYATASSEEKLSYAEECGADHVINYEEDDFADEIREHTGRRGVDMVVDHIGAATWHDSLKSLAKGGRVVTCGATTGGTPETDINRIFWNQLSVIGSTMATPGEVDDVLELVWDGTFEPRVREVLPMSEAARAHEMLENREGFGKVVVRPDSEL; the protein is encoded by the coding sequence ATGAAGGCCGTTCAGTTCTCCGAGCACGGCGACCGCGACGTGATCGAGTACGGCGACTTCCCTGACCCGGAACCCGGACGGGACGAGGTACTCGTGGACGTGAAGGCGGGCGCGCTGAACCACCTCGACGTCTGGACGCGGAAGGGGCTCCCGGGCATCGACCTCGACATGCCACACATCCCCGGCAGCGACGGCGCCGGCGTGGTCAGGGAGGCCGGCGCCGACGTCACCCGGTTCGAGGAGGGCGACCGCGTCACCGTCAGCGCGGGCGTCTCCTGTGGCGTCTGCGAGTTCTGCCGCGACGGCGAGGAGTCCGAGTGCGTTCGGTACAGCATCATCGGCGAGCACCAGCGCGGCGTCCACTCGGAACTCGCCGTGGTGCCCGAGGACAACCTCGTTCCGGTGCCGAGCCACGTCGACTGGGAGACGGCAGGGTCGGCGTCGCTCGTCTTCCAGACCGCCTGGCGGATGCTCCTCACGCGGGGGGAGCTCTCGCCGGGCGAGAAGGTCCTGGTCCTCGGCGCCTCCGGCGGCGTCGGCCACGCGGCGGTCCAGATCGCCGACTACGCCGGCGCAGAGGTGTACGCGACCGCCTCCAGCGAGGAGAAGCTCTCCTACGCGGAGGAGTGCGGCGCCGACCACGTCATCAACTACGAGGAGGACGACTTCGCCGACGAGATCCGCGAGCACACCGGCCGACGCGGCGTCGACATGGTGGTCGACCACATCGGGGCGGCGACGTGGCACGACTCCCTGAAGTCGCTCGCGAAGGGCGGCCGCGTCGTCACCTGCGGGGCGACCACCGGCGGGACCCCCGAGACGGACATCAACCGCATCTTCTGGAACCAGCTGTCGGTCATCGGCTCCACGATGGCGACGCCGGGCGAGGTGGACGACGTGCTCGAACTCGTCTGGGACGGCACGTTCGAGCCCCGCGTTCGCGAGGTGCTGCCGATGTCCGAGGCGGCCCGGGCCCACGAGATGCTGGAGAACCGCGAGGGTTTCGGCAAAGTGGTGGTGAGACCCGACAGTGAACTCTGA
- a CDS encoding helix-turn-helix transcriptional regulator, with protein sequence MSSLDATEVASVLAKRRECLRAVTGGPVRKRDLVDSLDIPRTTLDRAVRELAEVELVECASGGVRATGFGREALAAADSYRETLDGLADASCLLDALPAATPLGDAFLRGASVSRAAPPAPDRVVTDLFDSVAGADSVRGVAPAALTGHMASFQEHASSGGAVPELLVTPAVLDQVVAVRGRAVVESLRDGEIDLRSGPVPFRFGLWLVDDAEAGVVVYTDTGIRGVAVNDTEEALAWAREQYGRVAEQAEAVTPEGIVKMLDGDRHGTAAE encoded by the coding sequence ATGTCGTCCCTCGACGCGACCGAGGTCGCCTCGGTGCTCGCCAAACGGCGCGAGTGCCTCCGCGCGGTGACGGGCGGGCCGGTCCGCAAGCGCGACCTCGTCGACTCGCTCGACATCCCGCGGACGACGCTCGACCGCGCGGTGCGCGAGTTGGCGGAGGTCGAACTCGTCGAGTGCGCGTCCGGCGGGGTACGCGCGACCGGGTTCGGCCGCGAGGCGCTCGCGGCGGCCGACAGCTACCGCGAGACGCTCGACGGGCTGGCGGACGCGTCGTGTCTCCTCGACGCGCTCCCCGCCGCCACCCCGCTGGGCGACGCGTTCCTCCGCGGCGCGAGCGTCAGCCGCGCGGCCCCGCCGGCGCCGGACCGGGTCGTCACCGACCTGTTCGACTCCGTGGCCGGCGCCGACTCGGTCCGCGGCGTCGCGCCGGCGGCGCTCACCGGCCACATGGCGTCGTTCCAGGAACACGCGAGTTCGGGCGGGGCGGTGCCCGAACTGCTCGTGACGCCCGCGGTCCTCGACCAGGTCGTCGCGGTGCGCGGCCGGGCCGTCGTCGAATCGCTCCGCGACGGCGAGATCGACCTCCGAAGCGGTCCCGTCCCGTTTCGGTTCGGGCTCTGGCTCGTGGACGACGCGGAGGCCGGCGTCGTCGTCTACACCGACACCGGGATCCGGGGCGTCGCCGTGAACGACACCGAGGAGGCGCTCGCGTGGGCCCGCGAGCAGTACGGCCGTGTCGCCGAGCAAGCCGAGGCCGTCACCCCCGAAGGGATCGTGAAGATGCTCGACGGTGATCGGCACGGCACTGCCGCGGAGTAA
- a CDS encoding MogA/MoaB family molybdenum cofactor biosynthesis protein → MSDHGHEGSDDHRGDDRDHGSHDHDHHEHHDDHHAHDIGDVGYAIVTVSSSRSIEDDPSGDAIATAAEDTGGEVVTREVVRDSYDGVQGSVNNLVDRDDVDCVVTTGGTGVTPDDVTVEAVEPLFDKRLPGFGELFRALSREEIGTMVVATRATAGVAGDVPVFCLPGSENAARLGAEEIITEQAGHLAGLARRE, encoded by the coding sequence ATGAGCGACCACGGCCACGAGGGCAGTGACGACCACCGCGGAGACGATCGTGACCACGGTAGTCACGATCACGACCACCACGAACACCACGACGACCACCACGCCCACGACATCGGCGACGTCGGCTACGCGATCGTGACGGTCTCCTCCTCGCGCAGCATCGAGGACGACCCGTCGGGGGACGCGATCGCGACGGCCGCCGAGGACACCGGCGGCGAGGTCGTGACGCGCGAAGTCGTCCGGGACAGCTACGACGGCGTGCAGGGCTCCGTCAACAACCTCGTCGACCGCGACGACGTGGACTGCGTCGTCACCACGGGCGGCACCGGCGTCACCCCGGACGACGTGACCGTCGAGGCGGTCGAGCCGCTGTTCGACAAGAGGCTGCCGGGCTTCGGCGAACTGTTCCGGGCGCTCTCTCGGGAGGAGATCGGGACGATGGTCGTCGCGACCCGCGCGACCGCCGGCGTCGCCGGCGACGTCCCCGTGTTCTGTCTCCCGGGGAGCGAGAACGCCGCCCGCCTGGGCGCCGAGGAGATCATCACCGAGCAGGCGGGCCACCTCGCCGGCCTCGCGCGACGTGAGTGA
- a CDS encoding FAD-dependent oxidoreductase, producing the protein MTLATVPRYDRDLLSRRSGHAVVVGASVAGLLAARVLADRFETVTVVDRDSLEGDPVARRGVPQGRHPHALLRAGSATLADLFPGYTEELLSAGGLLIDFAGDVRFYAEGGFLAHGPTRMETCSATRPLIEQVARRRVSELDGVRVRPRCQFTGYLLDEAGTTVEGVAIRAESGYEEIGADLVVDATGRTSRTPAWLAEHGYAPPELDEVRIDLAYSTTYVERPPDDRRTFLVPPASPRTRGGMAAPVEGNRWVVNVQGVHGDDPPTDFAGFSEFVASLPTPELKRLLEDHPRSSEGIECYPFPANRRYRYEDLDRFPDGLLVVGDAIASFNPVYAQGMSVAALEALMLHRALAEGGTEDLARRFFDRAEPVVDAAWTLAVGSDFGFPQTTGPRPRGTALTSRYLSRLARAAHTDGELSSAFVRVLMMERPPTSLLRPGVVWRVLKSAG; encoded by the coding sequence GTGACCCTGGCGACCGTTCCACGGTACGATCGGGACCTGCTCTCCCGGCGGAGTGGGCACGCCGTGGTGGTCGGGGCGAGCGTGGCAGGTCTGCTCGCGGCCCGCGTCCTCGCCGATCGGTTCGAGACCGTCACGGTCGTCGACCGTGACTCCCTCGAGGGCGATCCGGTCGCACGTCGCGGCGTACCGCAGGGTCGTCACCCCCACGCGCTCCTGAGGGCCGGGTCCGCGACGCTGGCCGACCTGTTCCCGGGGTACACCGAGGAACTCCTCTCTGCCGGCGGGCTGTTGATCGATTTCGCTGGCGACGTGAGGTTCTACGCAGAGGGGGGCTTCCTCGCCCACGGCCCGACGCGGATGGAGACGTGCTCCGCGACGCGACCGCTCATCGAGCAGGTCGCTCGACGGCGCGTGTCCGAACTCGACGGGGTCCGCGTGCGTCCGCGCTGCCAGTTCACCGGCTACCTCCTCGACGAGGCGGGAACGACCGTGGAGGGCGTGGCGATCCGCGCGGAGTCCGGATATGAGGAGATCGGCGCCGATCTGGTCGTCGACGCCACGGGTCGGACGAGTCGGACTCCGGCATGGCTGGCGGAGCACGGCTACGCGCCGCCCGAACTCGACGAGGTGCGCATCGATCTGGCCTACAGCACCACCTACGTCGAGCGACCGCCCGACGACCGTCGAACGTTCCTCGTACCGCCCGCCTCGCCCCGTACCCGCGGTGGCATGGCTGCGCCGGTCGAGGGGAACCGCTGGGTCGTGAACGTGCAGGGCGTCCACGGCGACGACCCCCCGACGGATTTCGCGGGCTTCTCCGAGTTCGTAGCGAGCCTCCCGACCCCCGAGTTGAAGCGACTGCTCGAGGACCATCCCAGGAGCTCCGAGGGCATCGAATGCTACCCATTTCCCGCCAACAGGCGGTACCGCTACGAGGATCTCGACCGGTTCCCCGACGGGCTGCTCGTCGTCGGCGACGCGATTGCGAGTTTCAACCCGGTCTACGCGCAAGGCATGTCGGTGGCCGCGCTCGAGGCTCTGATGCTCCACCGGGCGCTGGCGGAAGGCGGCACCGAGGACCTCGCGCGTCGGTTCTTCGACCGCGCCGAACCGGTCGTCGACGCCGCGTGGACGCTGGCGGTGGGAAGCGACTTCGGGTTCCCGCAGACGACCGGTCCCAGACCGCGCGGCACGGCTCTCACGAGTCGGTATCTCTCGCGACTGGCCCGAGCAGCCCACACCGACGGCGAGCTCTCGAGCGCGTTCGTCCGGGTGTTGATGATGGAGCGACCCCCCACCTCGCTCCTGCGCCCGGGCGTCGTCTGGCGCGTGCTCAAGTCGGCCGGCTGA
- the cmk gene encoding (d)CMP kinase: MLITVSGPPGSGKSTTAAALAEAFQLDHVSGGDIFRELAAENDMTPVEFNELAEEDEAIDRDLDRRLRQVAIERDDVLLESRLAGWLAAEHADLRIWLDAPLYIRCERIAEREDKSLDRVREETKRREKSEAKRYEEYYNIRIDDLTIYDISYNTARWSPEGVLGMLTTAIDSYDPDTDEGKAPVEGVDYDF, translated from the coding sequence ATGTTGATTACCGTCTCGGGCCCGCCGGGGAGCGGGAAGAGCACGACCGCCGCGGCGCTCGCGGAGGCGTTCCAGCTCGATCACGTCTCAGGCGGCGACATCTTCCGCGAACTGGCCGCCGAGAACGACATGACGCCAGTCGAGTTCAACGAGCTCGCCGAGGAGGACGAGGCGATCGACCGCGACCTCGACCGCCGGCTCCGACAGGTCGCCATCGAGCGCGACGACGTGCTGCTCGAGTCCCGACTCGCCGGGTGGCTCGCCGCCGAGCACGCCGACCTCCGCATCTGGCTCGACGCGCCGCTGTACATCCGCTGCGAGCGCATCGCCGAACGGGAGGACAAGTCGCTCGATCGGGTGCGCGAGGAGACGAAGCGCCGCGAGAAGAGCGAGGCGAAGCGCTACGAGGAGTACTACAACATCCGCATCGACGACCTCACCATCTACGATATCTCCTACAACACCGCGCGGTGGTCGCCCGAGGGCGTGCTGGGGATGTTGACGACCGCCATTGACTCCTACGACCCGGACACCGACGAGGGGAAGGCGCCGGTCGAGGGCGTCGACTACGACTTCTGA